The following are encoded in a window of Hippoglossus hippoglossus isolate fHipHip1 chromosome 23, fHipHip1.pri, whole genome shotgun sequence genomic DNA:
- the ccdc59 gene encoding thyroid transcription factor 1-associated protein 26 homolog, translated as MAPTDRKTTSNKFTGKDGNWKKSNSNVQGVKKKKWTPDHKVFEGSVSEGQGFAFKRKEKVRHEYNKLLRKEKRRNPESKQLYQEEYPEHLRHLYQAEAQKLKQEAWTNRVNRSKLRNFLPMSNRMRKKMQKKTSYQKTKEEFETIKEKQRQKKGEFLKNKQQREEAIQKYKQKKLETFQILSKKTKKGQPNLNLQMEYLLQKIQRTEK; from the exons ATGGCGCCGACAGATCGGAAAACGACGAGTAACAAGTTTACAGGGAAAGATGGAAACTGGAAGAAATCGAACAGTAACGTCCAgggggtgaagaagaagaaatggacCCCGGATCACAAAGTGTTCGAAGGCAGCGTTAGTGAAG GTCAAGGGTTTGCCTtcaagaggaaggagaaagtcCGACACGAGTACAACAAGCTGCTgcggaaggagaagaggaggaacccTGAGTCCAAGCAGCTGTACCAGGAGGAGTATCCAGAACACCTCCGACATCTGTACCAGGCCGAGGCACAGAAACTCAAACAGGAGGCCTGGACCAACAGGGTGAACAGGAGCAAGCtgagg AATTT TCTCCCAATGAGCAACCGCATGAGGAAGAAAATGCAGAAGAAGACGTCGTACCAGAAGACGAAAGAGGAGTTTGAGACAatcaaagaaaagcagaggcAGAAGAAAGGG GAGTTCTTGAAGaacaagcagcagagagaagaagccATTCAAAAGTACAAGCAGAAAAAGTTGGAGACGTTTCAGATTCTGAGCAAGAAGACCAAGAAGGGGCAGCCGAACCTGAACCTGCAGATGGAGTATTTGCTtcagaagatccagagaactgagaAATGA
- the mettl25 gene encoding methyltransferase-like protein 25, which translates to MWGSSLSLSDIQQRIHGVTRFLSVTLSIADAHTVDFYTRDVWTRFVAVTPEEVLSAVSSCGGQQGEPEPKAKDPPRTTFGFCCETNRLVDIHELLRAARAHSLPGLGVCWSREELLQGLRGTGSEGGAETGSSDEGAELETDEFMNSKKSHEVQAMSEVVARLAQHCGVKQVIDVGSGKGYLSSFLSLRYGLRVYGIDSSSSNTHGAQERNRKLKKFSRVYQKHSKAARARGEAAHSPQEELEVERKPGAIGDRGVLCGAAGGIVSQEEEKVSTVLSDVSPTINPGTDELFLSSLSVDVIETTSPRIPPSRLSEEERERRKRDNLERKAQNRGESAATVFSPLTSYVTAETELRELIDELEDAVVVGLHTCGDLAPSTLRMFVAKPELAAVCSVGCCYHLLSEEFDPAAQECLHSVCGFPLSRYLRSQSCFCGRNARMSACLALERVSLGQGIQMESLFYRAVLHIILRDHYSSYKSEKRVGKVYSKAKSFVDYVRRALLRLELDESKLTDDVIQGYHDTYRPRMGEMNAFNMLKVTLAPCIEGLILLDRLCFLKEQESISLSALVQLFDPLLSPRCYAVVGLKSCDDRITSR; encoded by the exons ATGTGGGGCTCCTCTCTGAGCCTCTCGGACATCCAGCAGAGGATCCACGGAGTCACGCGCTTCCTGTCGGTGACTCTGAGCATCGCCGACGCGCACACTGTGGACTTTTACACGCGCGACGTGTGGACGCGCTTCGTGGCCGTGACGCCGGAAGAGGTCCTGTCTGCCGTCAGCTCCTGCGGTGGCCAGCAGGGGGAGCCAGAGCCCAAAGCTAAAG ATCCGCCCAGGACCACGTTTGGATTTTGCTGTGAAACAAATCGTCTGGTCGACATCCATGAACTCCTGCGGGCGGCCAGGGCCCACTCTCTCCCAGGCCTCGGAGTGTGCTGGAGcagggaggagctgctgcagggccTCAGAGGGACCGGGTCTGAGGGTGGCGCtgagacaggaagcagcgaCGAAG GTGCTGAGCTGGAAACAGATGAGTTCATGAACTCCAAAAAATCTCATGAGGTCCAGGCCATGTCTGAGGTGGTGGCACGTTTGGCCCAGCACTGTGGAGTCAAACAG GTGATAGATGTGGGCTCGGGGAAGGGCTACCTGAGTTCCTTCCTGTCGCTGCGGTATGGTCTCCGGGTCTACGGCATCGACTCCTCCAGCAGCAACACCCACGGAGCCCAGGAGAGGAACAGGAAGCTGAAGAAGTTCTCCAGGGTCTACCAGAAGCACAGCAAGGCGGCGAGGGCACGTGGAGAGGCCGCGCATTCACCCCAGGAGGAGTTAGAAGTGGAAAGAAAACCTGGAGCGATTGGAGACAGGGGAGTTTTATGTGGTGCTGCGGGAGGAATCGtgtcacaggaggaggagaaggtttcAACTGTATTATCAGATGTCAGCCCCACAATAAACCCAGGAACCGATGAGCTCTTCCTTAGCTCCCTGTCAGTGGACGTGATAGAGACTACATCCCCCAGAATTCCCCCCAGCCGGCtgagcgaggaggagagggagaggaggaagagggacaaCCTGGAGAGGAAAGCCCAGAACAGAGGCGAGAGCGCCGCCACCGTATTTTCGCCCCTCACGTCGTACGTCACCGCGGAGACGGAGCTGCGAGAGCTCATCGACGAGCTGGAG GACGCCGTCGTGGTCGGCCTGCACACGTGCGGCGACTTGGCTCCCAGCACCCTGCGGATGTTTGTGGCCAAACCGGAGCTGGCCGCAGTCTGCAGCGTGGGCTGCTGCTATCACCTGCTGTCTGAGGAGTTTGACCCGGCCGCACAGG agtgtttgcacagtgtgtgtggtttcccTCTGAGTCGGTACCTCCGCAGCCAGTCCTGCTTCTGCGGCAGGAACGCCAGGATGTCTGCGTGTTTG GCACTGGAGAGGGTCTCACTCGGCCAGGGG ATTCAGATGGAGTCTCTGTTCTACCGAGCAGTTCTTCACATTATTCTGAGGGATCACTACAGCTCCTATAAAAG TGAGAAGCGAGTGGGGAAAGTGTACTCCAAGGCTAAATCCTTCGTGGACTACGTTCGTCGAGCTCTACTCAGACTGGAGCTGGACGAATCAAAG CTCACGGACGACGTCATCCAGGGTTACCACGACACGTACAGGCCACGCATGGGCGAGATGAACGCCTTTAACATG TTGAAGGTGACGCTGGCTCCGTGCATCGAAGGTCTGATTCTCCTGGACcgtctgtgttttctgaaagaACAG gagaGCATCTCCCTCTCAGCGCTGGTGCAGCTCTTCGATCCCCTGCTGTCGCCGAGATGTTACGCCGTCGTCGGGCTGAAGAGTTGCGACGACAGAATCACGAGCCGATGA